Proteins found in one Geomonas subterranea genomic segment:
- a CDS encoding alpha-1,4-glucan--maltose-1-phosphate maltosyltransferase yields MEGRARIAIEAVHPQIDCGRFAVQRVAGDEMVVQADVFSDGHDEVVALLLYRRTGEEKWQESEMRRLDNDRWEGSFVLGEPGFYHYTLMGWVDHFRTWQRDLQKRFEAGQDVAVDLQIGAKILEQAAVEANDADAPRLREAVAALSAETDQEGAVALGLDPRLSAMVSTCCARGLATRYHKELVVRVDRKKALFSSWYELFPRSLGEGGRHGTLRDCIALLPDIAELGFDVLYLPPIHPIGSSKRKGKANAVEAQPGDPGSPWAIGSGEGGHKAVHPELGTLDDFRDLVREAGTKGIEIALDLAFQCSPDHPYLKEHPEWFKWRPDGTVQYAENPPKKYQDIVPINFETQRWEELWEELKSIVFFWMDQGVRIFRVDNPHTKPFPMWEWLIDKAKEKSQDVILLAEAFTRPKIMARLAKLGFTQSYSYFSWRNSKGELMEYLTELTRGDTSEFMRPNFWPNTPDILTEYLQYGGRPAFMIRLVLAATLSSNYGIYGPVYELCVGKAEKPGSEEYRDAEKYEIRRWDRKGAGNIRELIVALNRIRRDHDALQQTNNITFLPSDDDSVIFYAKTAKQKKGALLVAVNLDPFRVRTARLTLPLALFGVLPGQSYLLHDLIGGDHSIWQGETTTVRLDPQVNPACIYRISTWQRRESDFDYYF; encoded by the coding sequence ATGGAAGGGAGAGCCCGGATAGCCATCGAGGCGGTCCACCCGCAGATCGACTGCGGCAGGTTCGCCGTGCAGCGGGTCGCCGGCGACGAGATGGTGGTGCAGGCCGACGTCTTCAGCGACGGGCACGACGAGGTCGTGGCGCTGCTTCTGTATCGCAGGACGGGGGAGGAGAAGTGGCAGGAGTCCGAGATGCGTCGCCTCGACAACGATCGCTGGGAGGGGAGCTTCGTCCTGGGCGAACCGGGCTTCTACCACTACACCCTGATGGGGTGGGTGGACCACTTCCGCACCTGGCAGAGGGACCTGCAAAAGAGGTTCGAGGCGGGGCAGGACGTGGCGGTCGACCTGCAGATCGGTGCGAAGATCCTCGAGCAGGCCGCCGTAGAGGCCAATGACGCGGATGCCCCGAGGCTGCGGGAGGCGGTGGCGGCGTTGTCGGCGGAAACAGATCAGGAAGGGGCTGTCGCGCTGGGGCTCGATCCGCGGCTCTCCGCAATGGTCAGCACCTGCTGCGCGCGCGGGCTCGCCACCCGCTACCACAAGGAGTTGGTGGTGCGGGTGGACCGCAAGAAGGCGCTCTTCAGCAGCTGGTACGAGCTCTTCCCCCGCTCGCTCGGGGAGGGGGGGCGCCACGGCACGCTGAGGGACTGCATCGCGCTCCTCCCGGACATAGCGGAACTCGGTTTCGATGTCCTCTACCTTCCCCCGATCCACCCCATCGGCTCCAGCAAGCGCAAGGGAAAGGCCAACGCCGTCGAGGCGCAGCCCGGCGACCCCGGCAGTCCCTGGGCCATCGGTTCCGGGGAGGGGGGGCACAAGGCAGTGCACCCGGAGCTCGGCACCCTGGACGATTTCCGGGACCTGGTGCGCGAGGCGGGAACGAAGGGGATAGAGATCGCGCTCGACCTCGCCTTCCAGTGCTCGCCGGACCATCCCTACCTGAAGGAGCACCCGGAGTGGTTCAAGTGGCGCCCCGACGGCACGGTGCAGTACGCCGAGAACCCTCCCAAGAAGTACCAGGACATCGTGCCGATCAACTTCGAAACGCAGCGGTGGGAGGAACTCTGGGAGGAACTGAAGTCCATCGTGTTCTTCTGGATGGACCAGGGGGTGCGCATCTTCCGGGTGGACAACCCGCACACCAAACCCTTCCCGATGTGGGAGTGGCTGATCGACAAGGCGAAGGAGAAGTCGCAGGATGTCATCTTGCTGGCCGAGGCCTTCACCCGTCCGAAGATCATGGCGCGGCTCGCCAAGCTCGGCTTCACCCAGTCCTACAGCTACTTCTCCTGGCGCAACAGCAAGGGGGAGCTGATGGAGTACCTGACCGAGTTGACCCGCGGCGACACCAGCGAGTTCATGCGCCCCAACTTCTGGCCCAACACGCCGGACATCCTGACCGAGTACCTGCAGTACGGCGGGCGCCCCGCCTTCATGATCCGGCTCGTGCTCGCGGCCACGCTCTCCTCCAACTACGGCATCTACGGTCCGGTGTACGAGCTCTGCGTGGGGAAGGCGGAAAAGCCGGGCTCCGAGGAGTACCGGGACGCGGAGAAGTACGAGATCCGCCGTTGGGACCGGAAGGGCGCCGGCAACATCCGCGAGCTGATCGTCGCCCTGAACCGGATCCGCCGCGACCACGATGCGCTGCAGCAGACCAACAACATCACCTTCCTGCCGTCCGACGACGACAGCGTCATCTTCTACGCGAAGACCGCCAAGCAGAAGAAGGGGGCGCTCCTGGTCGCGGTGAACCTCGACCCCTTCCGGGTGCGCACGGCGCGCCTCACCCTGCCGCTGGCGCTGTTCGGCGTCCTGCCGGGGCAGTCCTACCTCTTACACGACCTGATCGGCGGCGATCACTCCATCTGGCAGGGTGAGACCACCACCGTGCGGCTCGACCCGCAGGTGAACCCCGCCTGCATCTACCGGATCAGCACCTGGCAGCGCCGGGAGTCCGATTTCGACTATTACTTTTAG
- a CDS encoding malto-oligosyltrehalose synthase, translating into MGAPNLPDARIPGATYRLQFNAGFTFADATRIIGYLHDLGISDVYASSYLAAKEGSVHGYDVVNQTILNKEVGDEESYQAMVEELSRHGMGHILDFVPNHMCIESADNVWWMDVLENGMSSLYAHFFDIDWEPVKKELTGKVLLPLLGDQYGKVLEGGGLQLLFREGAFFVQCYSLHIPVEPRSYLHILQHRLDTLKEKFPPDAGPVQELLSIETGLQHLPLATERDPEQMGERHREKEIIKKRLWQLCQDAPEVMEFIEENVRIFNGSKGDPHSFDPLDHLLRDQVYRLSYWRVATEEINYRRFFDINALAAIRMEDQAVYDLTHALLFKLIREGKVTGVRIDHVDGLYDPVSYLQNLQKSAYVQLCGCEPGGEGGNGAEGEYFRELERHPCYQPLYAVVEKILMKGEQLPELWPVAGSTGYEFLNSVNGIFVDTEAAKQFDRIYDRFVKSTSDFTEIVYEKKKLVMQVSLSGEVNMLAHQLSKIAEQDRLTRDFTLNSLARAISEVIACFPVYRTYVNSPSVRDKDVQYIEAAASKAKRRNPAISGSVFDFVRDVLLLKASERASEESRRAWLYFAMRFQQITGPVMAKGLEDTSFYVYHRLISLNDVGGMPGKFGTTLEAFHGQNLERNKNFPHSMIATATHDSKRGEDVRTRIDALSELPDLWQKSVVRWSRINKARGSLIENQRVPNRNEEYLIYQTLLGAWPAGEVDQAGYKSFKGRIRDYVTKALREAKVNSSWVSPNAAYEEAVLGFVDGILEQSPGNPFLREFRPLQKRLARCGLFSSLSQTLLKMTSPGVPDFYQGTELIEFTLVDPDNRRQVDYGARIEALRELRAREAETGAQALCRELLEQGENGRIKLFLIYRVLNYRRENRDPFDSGEYLPLEAKGVRERHVCAFARKASRNMLIVAAVRLVATLTPEEGSAPLGEAVWQDTMLLLPEGAGERFRNIINDQQVEAVRKDGRSVIPLSVLFAEIGVALLEPV; encoded by the coding sequence ATGGGAGCACCTAACCTGCCCGACGCGCGCATTCCCGGCGCCACCTACCGGCTGCAGTTCAACGCCGGGTTCACCTTCGCCGACGCCACCAGGATCATCGGCTACCTGCACGATCTCGGGATCAGCGACGTGTACGCCTCCTCCTACCTGGCCGCCAAGGAGGGGAGCGTGCACGGCTACGACGTGGTGAACCAGACCATCCTGAACAAGGAGGTCGGCGACGAGGAGAGCTACCAGGCCATGGTGGAGGAACTCTCCCGCCACGGCATGGGGCACATCCTCGACTTCGTTCCCAACCACATGTGTATCGAGAGCGCCGACAACGTCTGGTGGATGGACGTGCTGGAAAACGGCATGAGCTCGCTCTACGCCCACTTCTTCGACATCGACTGGGAGCCGGTGAAAAAGGAACTGACCGGCAAGGTGCTGCTGCCGCTCTTGGGAGACCAGTACGGCAAGGTGCTTGAGGGGGGGGGCTTGCAGCTTCTCTTCCGCGAGGGCGCCTTCTTCGTCCAGTGCTATTCGTTGCATATCCCGGTCGAGCCGCGCAGTTACCTCCACATCCTGCAGCACCGCCTGGACACGCTGAAAGAGAAGTTCCCGCCCGACGCCGGGCCGGTCCAGGAGCTGTTGAGCATCGAGACCGGGCTGCAGCACCTGCCCCTGGCGACCGAGCGGGACCCGGAGCAGATGGGGGAGCGCCACCGGGAGAAGGAGATCATCAAGAAACGGCTCTGGCAGCTGTGCCAGGACGCGCCGGAGGTGATGGAGTTCATCGAGGAGAACGTCAGGATCTTCAACGGCAGCAAGGGGGATCCCCACAGTTTCGACCCCCTGGACCACCTGCTGCGGGATCAGGTGTACCGTCTCTCCTACTGGCGGGTCGCCACCGAGGAGATCAACTACCGGCGCTTCTTCGACATCAACGCACTGGCGGCGATCCGCATGGAGGACCAGGCGGTTTACGACCTCACCCACGCACTGCTCTTCAAGCTGATCCGGGAGGGGAAGGTGACGGGGGTGCGCATCGACCACGTCGACGGTCTTTACGACCCGGTGTCCTACCTGCAGAACCTGCAAAAGAGCGCGTACGTTCAGCTCTGCGGCTGCGAACCAGGAGGGGAGGGGGGCAACGGCGCGGAGGGGGAGTATTTCCGCGAACTGGAGCGTCATCCCTGCTACCAGCCGCTGTACGCCGTCGTGGAAAAGATCCTTATGAAAGGGGAGCAGCTCCCCGAGCTGTGGCCGGTGGCGGGGAGCACCGGGTACGAGTTTTTGAACAGCGTGAACGGCATCTTCGTGGACACCGAGGCCGCCAAGCAGTTCGACCGCATCTACGACCGCTTCGTCAAGAGCACCTCCGACTTCACCGAAATCGTCTATGAAAAGAAGAAGCTGGTGATGCAGGTTTCGCTCTCGGGCGAGGTAAACATGCTGGCGCACCAGTTGAGCAAGATCGCCGAGCAGGACCGTCTCACCCGCGACTTCACCCTGAACAGCCTGGCCCGCGCCATCAGCGAAGTGATCGCCTGCTTCCCGGTGTACCGCACCTACGTCAATTCGCCCTCGGTGCGCGACAAGGACGTGCAGTACATCGAGGCGGCGGCCTCGAAAGCCAAGCGAAGAAACCCCGCCATCAGCGGCTCCGTGTTCGATTTCGTCAGGGATGTGCTCCTTTTGAAGGCTTCGGAGCGCGCCAGCGAGGAGAGCCGCCGCGCCTGGCTCTATTTCGCGATGCGTTTCCAGCAGATCACCGGACCGGTCATGGCCAAGGGGCTCGAGGACACCTCCTTCTACGTCTACCACCGGCTCATCTCCTTAAACGACGTCGGCGGCATGCCCGGCAAGTTCGGCACCACCCTCGAGGCCTTCCACGGGCAGAACCTGGAGCGCAACAAGAATTTTCCTCACTCCATGATCGCCACCGCGACCCACGATTCCAAGCGCGGCGAGGACGTGCGCACCAGGATCGACGCACTCTCCGAACTCCCGGATCTGTGGCAGAAATCGGTGGTGCGCTGGAGCCGGATCAACAAGGCGCGGGGCAGCCTGATCGAAAACCAGCGGGTTCCCAACCGCAACGAGGAATACCTGATCTACCAGACCCTGCTCGGCGCCTGGCCCGCTGGAGAAGTCGACCAGGCCGGCTACAAAAGCTTCAAGGGGAGGATCAGGGATTACGTGACTAAGGCGTTGCGGGAAGCCAAGGTCAACTCCAGTTGGGTGAGTCCCAACGCTGCTTACGAGGAGGCTGTGCTCGGGTTCGTGGACGGCATCCTCGAGCAGTCGCCGGGGAATCCGTTTTTGCGGGAGTTCCGACCGCTGCAAAAGCGCCTGGCCCGCTGCGGCCTGTTCAGCTCATTGTCCCAGACGCTCTTGAAAATGACCTCCCCCGGCGTTCCCGATTTCTACCAGGGTACGGAGCTGATCGAGTTCACCCTGGTCGATCCCGACAACCGGCGCCAGGTCGACTATGGCGCGAGGATCGAGGCGCTGCGTGAGCTCCGGGCGCGCGAGGCGGAAACCGGGGCGCAGGCTCTGTGCCGGGAGCTCCTGGAGCAGGGGGAGAACGGCAGGATCAAGCTCTTCCTCATCTACCGGGTTCTGAACTACCGCAGGGAGAACCGGGACCCCTTCGACTCCGGTGAGTACCTGCCGCTTGAGGCCAAGGGGGTGCGGGAGCGGCACGTCTGCGCCTTCGCGAGGAAAGCGAGCCGGAACATGCTGATCGTCGCGGCGGTTCGGCTGGTAGCGACCCTCACGCCGGAGGAGGGGAGCGCGCCTCTGGGCGAGGCGGTCTGGCAGGACACCATGCTGCTGCTCCCGGAAGGCGCCGGGGAGCGGTTCCGGAATATCATCAACGATCAGCAGGTGGAGGCGGTGCGCAAGGATGGTCGCAGCGTCATTCCCCTCTCAGTCCTTTTCGCGGAGATAGGCGTCGCGCTGCTGGAGCCCGTATAG
- a CDS encoding DUF3536 domain-containing protein, whose product MEEANLRFVCIHGHFYQPPRENPWLEAVEIQDSAFPYHDWNERITAECYASNSASRILDGDSRVMDITSNYAKISFNFGPTVLSWMELAAPDIYNAILAADKQSMEWRSGHGSAIAQVYNHMIMPLANARDKRTQVVWGIADFQKRFGRFPEGMWLAETAVDLETLGILAEQGIKYTVLAPHQAEAYRALGTEEWTEAEIDPTRAYLCKLPSGRSITLFFYDGPISRAVAFENLLDRGEALAGRLVGGFTEDREWPQLMHIATDGETYGHHQKFGDMALAACLNHIEGNNLARLTNYGEYLELCPPAVEVRIRERTSWSCAHGVERWNSDCGCSGGIQGWNQQWRTPLRASLDWLRDRLAKVFEQKGLELFKDPWQARDAYIEVILERGMEQAERFLAQHASRELSRDEKILALKLLEMQRHAMLMYTSCGWFFDELSGLETVQVIDYASRALQLSEGIAEGNVEKAFLDRLKEAKSNIPDHQDGLWIYQNFVLPIRLDLVKVGAHFAFSSLYEEYEEHSQIYCYAIAREEYTKLSTPDAVMAMGRIHVASEVTEEEACLTFCVMRIGSHDFKGGVKEVCDAGGYAAMREEMSGAFDKGLYTDLVALMDKHFGTHSFSLVNLFSDEQRKIINQIIRQSMEEEISSYQEMYERSRPLMEFVKDTRVPVPQIFMAVAQPALNEALRHAMSEEEVDAEAVHRIVGQIRTWGVSVEEPGTEFFMRRRIEEMSGQLVRDPSDLKLIARMQKYMDLLNEIPVNVVLWQMQNDYYQLAKNVYPEYLSRSAGGEEGAGIWLDAFRKLGDTLRFNLGAVLPQA is encoded by the coding sequence ATGGAAGAGGCTAACCTGCGTTTCGTCTGCATCCACGGTCACTTTTACCAGCCGCCCCGGGAAAATCCCTGGCTCGAAGCGGTCGAGATCCAGGACTCGGCCTTCCCCTACCACGACTGGAACGAGCGCATCACCGCCGAGTGCTACGCCTCCAATTCGGCTTCGCGCATCCTGGATGGCGACAGCCGGGTCATGGACATCACCAGCAACTACGCGAAGATCAGCTTCAACTTCGGTCCCACAGTCCTTTCCTGGATGGAACTGGCTGCCCCCGACATCTACAACGCCATCCTGGCCGCTGACAAGCAGAGCATGGAGTGGCGCTCCGGGCACGGCTCGGCCATCGCCCAGGTCTACAACCACATGATCATGCCGCTCGCCAACGCGCGCGACAAGCGGACCCAGGTGGTGTGGGGCATCGCGGACTTCCAGAAACGCTTCGGGCGCTTCCCCGAGGGGATGTGGCTCGCCGAGACCGCGGTGGACCTCGAGACCCTGGGGATACTGGCCGAGCAGGGGATCAAGTACACCGTGCTGGCGCCGCACCAGGCGGAGGCCTATCGCGCGCTGGGGACCGAGGAGTGGACCGAGGCGGAGATCGACCCGACCCGCGCCTACCTCTGCAAGCTCCCCTCCGGTCGATCCATCACCCTGTTCTTCTACGACGGCCCGATATCCCGTGCCGTCGCCTTCGAGAACCTCCTGGACCGCGGGGAGGCCCTGGCGGGCCGGCTGGTGGGCGGCTTCACCGAGGACCGGGAGTGGCCGCAACTGATGCACATCGCGACCGACGGCGAGACCTACGGCCACCACCAGAAGTTCGGCGACATGGCGCTGGCCGCCTGCCTGAACCACATCGAGGGGAACAACCTGGCGCGGCTCACCAACTACGGCGAGTACCTGGAATTGTGTCCCCCCGCCGTGGAGGTGAGGATCCGTGAGCGCACCTCCTGGAGCTGTGCCCACGGCGTAGAGCGCTGGAACAGCGACTGCGGCTGCTCGGGCGGCATCCAGGGATGGAACCAGCAGTGGCGCACCCCGCTGCGCGCCTCGCTGGACTGGCTGCGGGACCGCCTCGCCAAGGTCTTCGAGCAGAAGGGGCTCGAGCTTTTCAAGGATCCGTGGCAGGCGCGGGACGCCTACATCGAGGTGATCCTGGAGCGCGGCATGGAGCAGGCGGAGCGCTTCCTGGCGCAGCACGCCTCGCGCGAGCTCTCCAGGGACGAGAAGATCCTGGCGCTCAAGCTGCTGGAAATGCAGCGCCACGCCATGCTGATGTACACGAGCTGCGGCTGGTTCTTCGACGAGCTGTCCGGCCTGGAAACGGTGCAGGTGATCGACTACGCGAGCCGCGCGCTGCAGCTCTCGGAGGGGATCGCTGAAGGCAACGTGGAGAAGGCCTTCCTGGACCGCCTCAAGGAGGCGAAGAGCAACATCCCCGACCACCAGGACGGGCTCTGGATCTACCAGAACTTCGTGCTTCCGATCCGGCTCGACCTGGTCAAGGTCGGGGCCCACTTCGCCTTCAGCTCCCTCTACGAGGAGTACGAGGAGCACTCGCAGATCTACTGCTACGCCATCGCCAGGGAGGAGTACACCAAGCTCTCGACGCCGGATGCGGTGATGGCCATGGGGCGCATCCACGTGGCGAGCGAGGTCACCGAGGAGGAAGCCTGCCTCACCTTCTGCGTCATGCGCATCGGGAGCCACGACTTCAAGGGGGGGGTGAAGGAGGTCTGCGACGCCGGGGGGTACGCCGCCATGCGCGAGGAGATGAGCGGCGCCTTCGACAAGGGGCTCTACACCGACCTGGTCGCACTGATGGACAAGCACTTCGGCACCCACAGCTTCTCATTGGTGAACCTCTTCAGCGACGAGCAGCGCAAGATCATCAACCAGATCATCAGGCAGAGCATGGAAGAGGAGATCTCCAGCTACCAGGAGATGTACGAGCGCAGCCGCCCCCTCATGGAATTCGTCAAGGACACCCGGGTTCCGGTGCCGCAGATCTTCATGGCGGTGGCGCAACCCGCGCTGAACGAGGCGCTCAGGCACGCCATGAGCGAGGAGGAGGTGGACGCGGAGGCGGTGCACAGGATCGTGGGGCAGATCCGGACCTGGGGGGTATCCGTCGAGGAGCCGGGGACCGAATTCTTCATGAGGCGACGCATCGAGGAGATGTCCGGCCAACTGGTGCGGGACCCGTCCGACCTCAAGCTGATCGCCCGGATGCAGAAGTACATGGACCTTCTGAACGAGATTCCGGTCAACGTGGTGCTCTGGCAGATGCAAAACGACTACTACCAGCTTGCGAAAAACGTGTACCCCGAGTATCTCTCCCGCTCCGCCGGGGGCGAGGAGGGGGCCGGCATCTGGCTGGACGCATTCAGGAAGCTCGGGGATACCCTGCGCTTCAATCTGGGGGCGGTGCTGCCGCAGGCTTAG
- the treZ gene encoding malto-oligosyltrehalose trehalohydrolase, translated as MVAGGWRVELGAMVLKEGGTLFRVWAPKSKSVNLLILTGRAAGTVVMQPEGKGYYSVTVPGAADGDRYLYQLDSGKTYPDPVSRSQPDGVHESSQVVDPDQFLWTEEGWQGVPLEKYRIYEIHIGTFTREGTFEAVIQHLDYLVDLGITALELMPVSQCPGKRNWGYDGVYHFAPQSNYGGPEGLRRLVNACHRKGLAVVLDVVYNHFGPEGSYLDLFGNYFTDKYRTPWGRAVNLDGPDSDPVLEYFLCNAGYWISEFRFDALRLDAVDWIFDQTPKPLLRRLADEMHLHRDRLGRHIYLFAENDTNDVRLINSPDKCGFGLDAQWCDNFHHALRALLTGEVTGYYEDFGQFSQLQKAFEQAFVFTGEYSRYRRRRHGGPTENHPGSQFVVFSQNHDQVGNRKCGDRLSANLALNQLLLAAATVILSPYLPLLFMGEEYGERAPFHYFVDHSNPELIELVRKGKQEEHASGICEGEIPDPSAEATFEESIIDVAAPKEGEQAVLLEFYKQLFVLRGSLPALQVFQRDAMAVSGLPEQKVLFLRRWSGDNSVLCLFSYSNIQQEVPLALPQGAWQRVLDSSALKWRGPGEETPETVQVGAAEQSRMIRINPFSVVVYSADLSGGAHGRG; from the coding sequence ATGGTAGCGGGTGGCTGGCGCGTCGAGCTCGGCGCCATGGTGTTGAAGGAGGGGGGAACGCTGTTCCGGGTCTGGGCTCCCAAGTCCAAGTCCGTGAACCTCCTCATCCTTACCGGCCGGGCGGCAGGAACCGTGGTCATGCAGCCGGAGGGGAAGGGGTACTACTCGGTCACAGTCCCCGGCGCGGCCGACGGCGACCGCTACCTCTACCAGCTCGATTCCGGAAAGACCTATCCCGACCCGGTCTCGCGCAGCCAGCCGGACGGCGTGCACGAGTCCTCGCAGGTGGTCGACCCGGACCAGTTCCTCTGGACCGAGGAGGGGTGGCAGGGGGTCCCGCTGGAAAAGTACCGCATCTACGAGATCCACATCGGGACCTTCACCAGGGAAGGGACCTTCGAGGCGGTGATCCAGCACCTCGACTACCTGGTCGACCTGGGGATAACGGCGCTCGAGCTGATGCCGGTGTCACAATGCCCCGGCAAGCGCAACTGGGGCTACGACGGCGTGTACCACTTCGCTCCGCAGAGCAATTACGGCGGCCCGGAGGGACTGAGGAGGCTGGTCAACGCCTGCCACAGGAAAGGACTCGCCGTTGTACTGGACGTGGTCTACAACCATTTCGGGCCGGAGGGGTCGTACCTGGACCTGTTCGGCAACTACTTCACCGACAAGTACCGCACCCCCTGGGGGCGGGCGGTGAACCTGGACGGCCCCGACAGCGACCCGGTCCTCGAGTACTTCCTGTGCAACGCGGGGTACTGGATTTCGGAGTTCCGGTTTGACGCGCTGCGCCTTGACGCCGTGGACTGGATCTTCGACCAGACCCCGAAGCCGCTTTTGCGCCGGCTGGCGGACGAGATGCACCTGCACCGGGACAGGCTGGGGCGCCACATCTACCTCTTCGCCGAGAACGACACCAACGACGTGCGCCTCATCAACTCCCCGGACAAGTGCGGCTTCGGGCTGGACGCACAGTGGTGCGACAACTTCCACCACGCGCTGCGCGCGCTCCTTACCGGGGAAGTCACCGGCTACTACGAGGATTTCGGCCAGTTCAGCCAGCTGCAAAAGGCCTTCGAGCAAGCCTTCGTCTTCACGGGCGAGTACTCCAGGTACCGCCGGCGCCGGCACGGAGGACCGACCGAAAATCACCCCGGCTCGCAGTTCGTGGTCTTCTCGCAAAACCACGACCAGGTGGGCAACCGCAAGTGCGGCGACCGCCTGAGCGCCAACCTCGCCTTGAACCAGCTCCTCCTGGCGGCCGCCACAGTGATCCTTTCCCCCTACCTGCCGCTGCTCTTCATGGGTGAGGAGTACGGCGAGCGGGCTCCCTTCCATTACTTCGTAGATCACTCCAACCCTGAGCTCATCGAACTGGTGCGCAAGGGGAAACAGGAGGAACACGCTTCGGGGATCTGCGAGGGTGAGATACCGGACCCCTCGGCCGAGGCGACCTTCGAGGAGTCGATCATCGACGTTGCGGCCCCCAAGGAGGGAGAGCAGGCGGTGCTGCTGGAGTTCTACAAGCAGCTGTTCGTGCTACGGGGCAGCCTCCCGGCGCTGCAGGTGTTCCAGCGCGACGCCATGGCGGTCTCCGGGCTTCCCGAACAAAAGGTTCTCTTTTTGAGGAGGTGGAGCGGCGACAACTCGGTCCTCTGCCTGTTCAGCTACAGCAACATCCAGCAGGAGGTTCCGCTAGCCCTGCCGCAGGGGGCGTGGCAACGGGTGCTCGATTCGTCGGCGCTCAAGTGGCGCGGACCGGGAGAAGAGACGCCGGAAACGGTGCAGGTGGGCGCGGCGGAGCAGAGCCGCATGATCAGGATCAATCCCTTCAGCGTAGTCGTGTACAGCGCGGATCTCTCAGGAGGAGCACATGGAAGAGGCTAA
- a CDS encoding ferritin-like domain-containing protein codes for MNRDDILEQLEKLIQLDVDATHAYDQAIKNVNEVVIKDKLIQFQGEHRKHIDLLSAKVLELGGTPPELTSDFKGFLISGFTALRSLTGSKGALEAMESNERLTTSRYEEASKLDFPVDISAIVRANFADEQRHLSFIREAIATLRK; via the coding sequence ATGAACAGAGACGACATTCTCGAACAATTGGAAAAACTGATCCAGCTCGATGTCGATGCTACCCACGCCTATGACCAGGCCATCAAAAACGTGAACGAGGTGGTCATCAAGGACAAGCTGATCCAGTTCCAGGGGGAGCACCGCAAGCACATCGACCTCCTCTCCGCGAAGGTGCTGGAGCTGGGGGGGACCCCGCCGGAGCTGACCTCGGACTTCAAGGGGTTCCTGATCTCCGGCTTCACGGCCCTGCGCAGCCTGACTGGTTCGAAAGGAGCGCTCGAGGCAATGGAGAGCAACGAACGCCTGACCACCAGCCGTTACGAGGAGGCCTCCAAGCTCGACTTCCCCGTCGACATCTCGGCCATCGTACGCGCCAACTTCGCCGACGAACAGCGCCACCTCTCCTTCATCCGCGAGGCGATCGCCACCCTGCGCAAGTAG
- a CDS encoding SAP domain-containing protein: MKVQDIKEIAQRMNIPCGKLKKGELIRLIQSKEGNLACFDSGQSSQCGQGGCLWAEDCN, from the coding sequence ATGAAGGTCCAGGACATCAAGGAAATAGCCCAAAGGATGAACATCCCCTGCGGGAAGCTGAAAAAAGGCGAATTGATCCGCCTGATCCAAAGCAAAGAAGGGAATCTCGCGTGTTTCGATTCGGGGCAGTCCTCACAGTGCGGCCAGGGGGGCTGCCTCTGGGCGGAGGACTGCAACTGA